The following proteins are co-located in the Betta splendens chromosome 9, fBetSpl5.4, whole genome shotgun sequence genome:
- the tbx16 gene encoding T-box transcription factor 16, with amino-acid sequence MQSIRELKPNFGGPPASSMAAGPDAYLQGSIRMTLEDPELWKTFHEIGTEMIITKPGRRMFPHCKVNLSGLIPCAKYILLVDMVPEDGFRYKWNKDKWEVAGKAEPQPPCRTYLHPDSPAPGSHWMKQSISFLKLKLTNNTLDQHGHIILHSMHRYHPRFHVIQADDLYSVRWSVFQTFTFPETSFTAVTAYQNTKITKLKINHNPFAKGFRDEGTNKKRRATKAPAGGEKRSKASAVLNRDSVEESPADFCQSSYEGYDGDEGDLPKSKEADAIKAERYSPWAAEREHAARTDSPPGPETRDVYNAEQLVPASASYQRYRFHEYGKSPSPSSSIGSSNSGSGRSSFEPRVPDVATVPDHECSKARTHDIGPPSCGPQQLPGPQDYTGVLNMSMAQTSKPGVIGHHLYAPYSAEQPLGQWSGPGPAQYPPPHHLAADYTTQAVHHGYHHGNMAEWSQYSLFPYSCW; translated from the exons ATGCAGTCCATCAGGG AATTAAAGCCCAACTTCGGTGGCCCTCCTGCGTCCTCCATGGCTGCTGGACCAGACGCGTATCTCCAAGGCAGCATCAGGATGACCCTGGAGGATCCCGAACTCTGGAAGACCTTCCATGAAATAGGAACAGAGATGATCATCACTAAACCAGGACG GAGGATGTTTCCACACTGTAAAGTTAATCTCTCCGGCCTGATTCCATGCGCAAAGTACATCTTACTGGTTGACATGGTCCCTGAGGACGGTTTCAGGTATAAG TGGAATAAAGACAAATGGGAGGTGGCAGGaaaagcggagcctcagcctccCTGCAGGACCTACCTCCACCCGGACTCTCCGGCCCCAGGGAGCCACTGGATGAAGCAGTCCATCTCCTTCCTCAAGCTCAAGCTTACTAATAATACGCTGGACCAGCATGGCCAT ATCATTCTGCACTCGATGCATCGCTACCACCCGCGCTTCCACGTCATCCAGGCAGACGACTTGTACAGTGTCCGCTGGAGCGTTTTCCAGACCTTCACCTTCCCTGAGACCTCCTTCACAGCGGTGACCGCCTACCAGAACACCAAG ATAACAAAACTCAAGATCAACCACAACCCGTTTGCGAAAGGTTTCCGGGATGAAGGCACCAATAAAAAAAG ACGTGCAACCAAGGCCCCAGCCGGTGGAGAGAAGAGGTCAAAGGCATCCGCGGTTTTGAACAGGGACTCAGTGGAGGAAAGTCCAGCAG ATTTCTGCCAGTCATCTTACGAGGGTTATGATGGAGATGAAGGCGACCTGCCCAAGAGCAAAGAGGCCGATGCCATCAAAGCTGAACGTTACTCCCCCTGGGCTGCGGAGCGGGAGCACGCAGCGAGGACCGACTCCCCCCCAGGCCCGGAAACCAGAGACGTGTACAACGCAGAGCAGCTGGTCCCTGCTTCCGCTTCCTACCAACGCTACAG GTTCCATGAGTACGGGAAGTCTCCCTCGCCGTCCTCCAGCAtcggcagcagcaacagcgggTCGGGACGCAGCAGCTTTGAGCCCAGAGTCCCTGATGTTGCCACCGTTCCGGATCACGAGTGTTCTAAAGCTCGCACCCATGACATCGGCCCTCCCTCTTGCGGCCCCCAGCAACTCCCCGGGCCCCAGGACTACACTGGGGTCCTCAACATGTCCATGGCCCAGACCAGCAAGCCAGGGGTCATAGGTCACCACCTCTACGCCCCGTACAGCGCCGAGCAACCTCTGGGCCAGTGGAGCGGCCCGGGTCCTGCTCAGtaccccccccctcaccaccTGGCCGCTGACTACACCACGCAAGCTGTGCACCACGGctatcaccatggcaacatggCCGAGTGGAGCCAGTACTCTCTGTTCCCTTACTCCTGCTGGTGA
- the LOC114862328 gene encoding progonadoliberin-1-like isoform X1, whose product MVCPLRMAAKLALLLLGTLVSQHGCQHWSYGLSPGGKRGLDGLSDTLDNIVAEFPHVDAPCSVVSCVEAPLAKMYRMRAFLDGVTDRENGHRTYKK is encoded by the exons ATGGTTTGTCCCCTCAGAATGGCTGCTAAactggcgctgctgctcctgggaaCGCTGGTGTCGCAGCACGGCTGTCAGCACTGGTCGTATGGACTGAGCCCCGGAGGGAAGAGGGGTCTGGACGGCCTCTCGGACACGCTGGACAAC ATCGTTGCAGAGTTTCCGCACGTGGACGCGCCCTGCAGCGTTGTGAGCTGTGTCGAGGCGCCTTTGGCCAAAATGTACAGAATGAGAGCGTTTCTT gacgGCGTTACTGACAGAGAAAATGGACACAGAACATACAAGAAGTGA
- the klhl22 gene encoding kelch-like protein 22 isoform X1: protein MTAMKPDHPSVGAVAEEGASERLSRRTYRSSSHVRGLVDGLLALRQGGILFDVVLQVEGRPIQAHRILLAASCDYFRGMFAGSLRESQQKEIPIHGVSYLAMNKILDYIYTSEIELDLECVQEVLVAATLVQIENIINFCCEFLFSWLDESNILEVHRLAELYGLRQLNARVHSYILRNIQSLSRTEAYRQLPQDEVFRALSSDKLQVNSENEVYEAALHYHYSPEQVETDQVCLQVCSKQSLKMLEAVRFCLIDKQVLERLHGRLSKCPLKDSVSAALRYHEQEIWQPVLQSPLTQPRSTFHCILGFGGMFNSSSLTEGENLFQVFHPSWGEWRTLGPAHANRLSNQGVAVLNNFVYLIGGDKNTSGFRAESRCWRYDPRHNTWCSIQPLQQQHADHCVCVLGGYIYAIGGRDYSSELDTVERYTPHTNKWEFVSPLKREVYAHAGAAVDGKMYITCGRRGMAYLRETYCFDPAANHWTPCAEGPTERAWHGTAAVNGRVYVFGGSNDERGYRRDVLKVACFDPAVNSWSLLSPLPAGHGEPGIAVLNARIYILGGRSHDKGRRMKYVHAYNTETDEWENAAEFKECVSGLAACVALVPPAVIAQARSWEQCTKYLWEDMDMVNTEDSSED, encoded by the exons ATGACCGCGATGAAGCCTGACCACCCGAGTGTTGGTGCTGTGGCCGAGGAAGGAGCGTCGGAGCGTCTGAGCCGAAGAACCTACAGAAGTTCATCCCACGTTCGGGGCCTGGTGGACGGGCTGCTGGCTCTCCGGCAGGGTGGCATCCTGTTCGACGTGGTTCTGCAAGTGGAGGGTCGACCCATACAAGCCCACCGCATACTTCTGGCAGCCTCTTGTGATTATTTCAG GGGAATGTTTGCTGGAAGCCTTCGGGAGAGCCAGCAAAAGGAAATTCCAATACATGGGGTGTCATATTTGGCCATGAACAAAATACTGGACTACATTTATACTTCTGAGATTGAGCTGGACCTGGAGTGTGTGCAGGAAGTCCTGGTAGCTGCCACACTAGTACAG ATTGAAAATATCATCAACTTCTGTTGTGAGTTTCTCTTCTCCTGGCTGGATGAGAGCAACATTTTGGAAGTGCATCGCCTCGCAGAGCTCTATGGACTGCGGCAGCTTAACGCCAGGGTCCACTCCTACATCCTCAGGAACATTCAGAGTTTGTCACGAACTGAAGCTTACCGACAACTGCCACAAGATGAAGTCTTCCGAGCGCTGAGCAGTGACAAGCTTCAGGTGAACAGTGAGAATGAGGTGTATGAGGCAGCACTTCATTACCACTACAGTCCTGAGCAGGTGGAAACTGACcaggtgtgtctgcaggtatGTTCCAAG CAAAGTCTCAAGATGCTCGAAGCTGTGCGTTTCTGTCTGATCGACAAACAAGTGCTGGAGCGACTGCACGGCAGACTGAGCAAGTGTCCGCTGAAAGACTCTGTGTCGGCCGCTCTGCGCTACCACGAGCAGGAGATCTGGCAACCCGTCCTCCAGAGTCCTCTGACCCAGCCGCGCTCCACCTTCCACTGCATCTTGGGCTTCGGGGGTATGTTCAATTCCAGCTCCCTCACAGAGGGCGAGAACTTGTTTCAGGTGTTCCACCCGAGCTGGGGAGAGTGGAGGACTCTCGGTCCAGCTCACGCCAACCGACTGTCCAACCAGGGCGTCGCTGTGCTCAACAATTTTGTTTATCTTATTGGAGGAGACAAGAACACAAGTGGATTTCGGGCTGAGTCTCGCTGTTGGAG GTACGACCCTCGTCACAACACTTGGTGCTCcatccagcctctgcagcagcagcatgccgaccactgtgtgtgtgtgttgggcggATACATTTATGCCATCGGAGGGCGGGACTACAGCAGTGAGCTGGACACCGTGGAGCGCTACACCCCACACACCAACAAGTGGGAATTTGTATCGCCCCTGAAGCGAGAG GTTTACGCCCACGCTGGAGCAGCGGTTGATGGGAAAATGTACATAACATGTGGGCGCCGTGGAATGGCGTACCTCAGGGAGACGTACTGCTTCGACCCCGCAGCCAATCACTGGACACCGTGCGCAGAGGGCCCCACGGAGCGGGCCTGGCACGGCACGGCCGCCGTTAACGGGCGTGTATATGTTTTTGGAGGAAGCAATGACGAGCGCGGATATCGGCGCGATGTCCTGAAG GTGGCCTGCTTCGACCCTGCAGTCAACTCCTGGTCTCTATTGTCCCCTCTCCCGGCTGGGCACGGAGAACCCGGCATAGCGGTGCTGAACGCTCGCATTTACATCCTGGGCGGCCGTTCTCACGACAAGGGCCGCAGAATGAAATACGTTCACGCGTACAACACCGAAACAGACGAGTGGGAGAACGCTGCCGAGTTTAAGGAGTGCGTCTCGGGCCTGGCAGCCTGCGTGGCGCTGGTGCCCCCCGCTGTGATCGCTCAGGCCAGAAGCTGGGAGCAGTGCACAAAGTATCTGTGGGAAGACATGGACATGGTGAACACAGAGGATTCTAGTGAGGATTGA
- the npy8br gene encoding neuropeptide Y receptor Y8b codes for MELQQSTNHNQAVCKEIPWDFTEDCPPSLSATTLLIVAYGAVMAVGLVGNACLVLVVTRNKEMRNVTNVFIVNLSCSDILMCVVCLPVTIIYTLMDHWVLGEALCKLTPFVQCISVSVSVHSLVLIAAERYQLIVHPTGWKPAVSQSYMAVALTWMVACLISVPFLSYSVLSLPFHNLSVPFPVSDRPLCVEQWPSVQQRQAYTTSLLVFQYALPLVLIMACYLHIYLRLRTRRDAVERGRSAGERRHKGAVRINTMLAAIVAAFAVSWLPLNAFNAVFDWHHEAIPTCSHDAIFSFCHLTAMASTCVNPVIYGFLNGNFQKQLKSTLLRCRCWAAAERYESVPLSTVSTEVTKGSVLSNGSASINT; via the coding sequence atggagctgcagcagagcaccAATCACAACCAGGCCGTGTGCAAGGAGATCCCGTGGGACTTCACGGAGGACTGCCCCCCCTCGCTCAGCGCCACCACCCTCCTCATCGTGGCCTACGGCGCCGTCATGGCCGTGGGCCTCGTCGGCAACGCCTGCCTGGTGCTCGTCGTCACGCGCAACAAGGAGATGCGCAACGTCACCAACGTCTTCATCGTCAACCTGTCGTGCTCCGACATCCTCATGTGCGTGGTGTGCCTGCCCGTCACCATCATCTACACGCTGATGGACCACTGGGTCCTGGGCGAGGCCCTGTGCAAGCTCACGCCCTTCGTGCAGTGCATTTCGGTCAGCGTGTCCGTCCACTCCCTCGTGCTCATCGCCGCCGAGCGCTACCAGCTCATTGTGCACCCCACCGGGTGGAAGCCCGCGGTGAGCCAGTCCTACATGGCCGTGGCCCTCACCTGGATGGTGGCCTGTCTAATCTCGGTGCCTTTCCTGTCTTACAGCGTGCTCTCCCTGCCCTTCCACAACCTGAGCGTCCCCTTCCCCGTCAGCGATCGGCCCCTTTGCGTGGAACAGTGGCCGTCGGTCCAACAGCGGCAGGCTTACACCACCTCCCTCCTCGTCTTCCAGTACGCCCTCCCCCTCGTCCTCATCATGGCCTGCTACCTGCACATCTACCTGCGCCTGAGGACGAGGCGGGACGCGGTGGAGCGCGGCAGGAGCGCCGGCGAGCGGCGCCACAAGGGCGCGGTGCGCATCAACACCATGCTGGCGGCCATCGTGGCGGCGTTCGCCGTCTCCTGGCTGCCGCTGAACGCCTTCAACGCCGTGTTCGACTGGCACCACGAGGCCATCCCCACCTGCAGCCACGACGCCATCTTCTCCTTCTGCCACCTCACGGCCATGGCCTCCACCTGCGTCAACCCCGTCATCTACGGCTTCCTCAACGGCAATTTCCAGAAGCAGCTCAAGTCCACGCTgctgcgctgccgctgctgggcggcggcggagcgctACGAGAGCGTCCCGCTCTCCACCGTCAGCACGGAGGTCACCAAGGGGTCAGTCCTGAGCAATGGATCCGCCAGCATCAATACCTAA
- the LOC114862328 gene encoding progonadoliberin-1-like isoform X2: MAAKLALLLLGTLVSQHGCQHWSYGLSPGGKRGLDGLSDTLDNIVAEFPHVDAPCSVVSCVEAPLAKMYRMRAFLDGVTDRENGHRTYKK; the protein is encoded by the exons ATGGCTGCTAAactggcgctgctgctcctgggaaCGCTGGTGTCGCAGCACGGCTGTCAGCACTGGTCGTATGGACTGAGCCCCGGAGGGAAGAGGGGTCTGGACGGCCTCTCGGACACGCTGGACAAC ATCGTTGCAGAGTTTCCGCACGTGGACGCGCCCTGCAGCGTTGTGAGCTGTGTCGAGGCGCCTTTGGCCAAAATGTACAGAATGAGAGCGTTTCTT gacgGCGTTACTGACAGAGAAAATGGACACAGAACATACAAGAAGTGA
- the klhl22 gene encoding kelch-like protein 22 isoform X2, whose translation MTAMKPDHPSVGAVAEEGASERLSRRTYRSSSHVRGLVDGLLALRQGGILFDVVLQVEGRPIQAHRILLAASCDYFRGMFAGSLRESQQKEIPIHGVSYLAMNKILDYIYTSEIELDLECVQEVLVAATLVQIENIINFCCEFLFSWLDESNILEVHRLAELYGLRQLNARVHSYILRNIQSLSRTEAYRQLPQDEVFRALSSDKLQVNSENEVYEAALHYHYSPEQVETDQVCLQQSLKMLEAVRFCLIDKQVLERLHGRLSKCPLKDSVSAALRYHEQEIWQPVLQSPLTQPRSTFHCILGFGGMFNSSSLTEGENLFQVFHPSWGEWRTLGPAHANRLSNQGVAVLNNFVYLIGGDKNTSGFRAESRCWRYDPRHNTWCSIQPLQQQHADHCVCVLGGYIYAIGGRDYSSELDTVERYTPHTNKWEFVSPLKREVYAHAGAAVDGKMYITCGRRGMAYLRETYCFDPAANHWTPCAEGPTERAWHGTAAVNGRVYVFGGSNDERGYRRDVLKVACFDPAVNSWSLLSPLPAGHGEPGIAVLNARIYILGGRSHDKGRRMKYVHAYNTETDEWENAAEFKECVSGLAACVALVPPAVIAQARSWEQCTKYLWEDMDMVNTEDSSED comes from the exons ATGACCGCGATGAAGCCTGACCACCCGAGTGTTGGTGCTGTGGCCGAGGAAGGAGCGTCGGAGCGTCTGAGCCGAAGAACCTACAGAAGTTCATCCCACGTTCGGGGCCTGGTGGACGGGCTGCTGGCTCTCCGGCAGGGTGGCATCCTGTTCGACGTGGTTCTGCAAGTGGAGGGTCGACCCATACAAGCCCACCGCATACTTCTGGCAGCCTCTTGTGATTATTTCAG GGGAATGTTTGCTGGAAGCCTTCGGGAGAGCCAGCAAAAGGAAATTCCAATACATGGGGTGTCATATTTGGCCATGAACAAAATACTGGACTACATTTATACTTCTGAGATTGAGCTGGACCTGGAGTGTGTGCAGGAAGTCCTGGTAGCTGCCACACTAGTACAG ATTGAAAATATCATCAACTTCTGTTGTGAGTTTCTCTTCTCCTGGCTGGATGAGAGCAACATTTTGGAAGTGCATCGCCTCGCAGAGCTCTATGGACTGCGGCAGCTTAACGCCAGGGTCCACTCCTACATCCTCAGGAACATTCAGAGTTTGTCACGAACTGAAGCTTACCGACAACTGCCACAAGATGAAGTCTTCCGAGCGCTGAGCAGTGACAAGCTTCAGGTGAACAGTGAGAATGAGGTGTATGAGGCAGCACTTCATTACCACTACAGTCCTGAGCAGGTGGAAACTGACcaggtgtgtctgcag CAAAGTCTCAAGATGCTCGAAGCTGTGCGTTTCTGTCTGATCGACAAACAAGTGCTGGAGCGACTGCACGGCAGACTGAGCAAGTGTCCGCTGAAAGACTCTGTGTCGGCCGCTCTGCGCTACCACGAGCAGGAGATCTGGCAACCCGTCCTCCAGAGTCCTCTGACCCAGCCGCGCTCCACCTTCCACTGCATCTTGGGCTTCGGGGGTATGTTCAATTCCAGCTCCCTCACAGAGGGCGAGAACTTGTTTCAGGTGTTCCACCCGAGCTGGGGAGAGTGGAGGACTCTCGGTCCAGCTCACGCCAACCGACTGTCCAACCAGGGCGTCGCTGTGCTCAACAATTTTGTTTATCTTATTGGAGGAGACAAGAACACAAGTGGATTTCGGGCTGAGTCTCGCTGTTGGAG GTACGACCCTCGTCACAACACTTGGTGCTCcatccagcctctgcagcagcagcatgccgaccactgtgtgtgtgtgttgggcggATACATTTATGCCATCGGAGGGCGGGACTACAGCAGTGAGCTGGACACCGTGGAGCGCTACACCCCACACACCAACAAGTGGGAATTTGTATCGCCCCTGAAGCGAGAG GTTTACGCCCACGCTGGAGCAGCGGTTGATGGGAAAATGTACATAACATGTGGGCGCCGTGGAATGGCGTACCTCAGGGAGACGTACTGCTTCGACCCCGCAGCCAATCACTGGACACCGTGCGCAGAGGGCCCCACGGAGCGGGCCTGGCACGGCACGGCCGCCGTTAACGGGCGTGTATATGTTTTTGGAGGAAGCAATGACGAGCGCGGATATCGGCGCGATGTCCTGAAG GTGGCCTGCTTCGACCCTGCAGTCAACTCCTGGTCTCTATTGTCCCCTCTCCCGGCTGGGCACGGAGAACCCGGCATAGCGGTGCTGAACGCTCGCATTTACATCCTGGGCGGCCGTTCTCACGACAAGGGCCGCAGAATGAAATACGTTCACGCGTACAACACCGAAACAGACGAGTGGGAGAACGCTGCCGAGTTTAAGGAGTGCGTCTCGGGCCTGGCAGCCTGCGTGGCGCTGGTGCCCCCCGCTGTGATCGCTCAGGCCAGAAGCTGGGAGCAGTGCACAAAGTATCTGTGGGAAGACATGGACATGGTGAACACAGAGGATTCTAGTGAGGATTGA